GGGCTGTGTTGCGACTTCAATCGGTTGATTAAGCGTCAGTCCTATCACAGTTGCCGATTGAAAAGCCGCACTATCAATTAATTTTTGCAATAAGATGGCTTCTTGCTGCTGTTTGTCAGCTGGTTGTTGGGACAAACTCGCTAAAGCTGCCAAACCTTGTTGTCGGACTTGTTGCTTAGTTTGCACGAAGACCCCTCCTAACAAAAAAAGCCCGGGCAAGCGCCCCGGCTTTTTTTATGCGTCACTATTTAGTTTCGCGGTGTAAAGTTACTTTGCGTTCGCGTGGGCAATATTTCTTTAATTCCAAGCGATCTGGATTGTTACGTTTATTTTTGTTTGATAAGTAACTACGTTCGTGACATTCTGTACATTCCATTGTAATGTGAACACGCATTGATATAGCCTCCAAGCTGTAAGTAAATTTCTAAAAAACTGTTTAATTCTTAGACTCTTAGTATCATACCATTTTTTCTAGTATCTGAAAAGGTTAATTCGCAATATTTCATTTTGAAATATTATTTAATTTATAGTAATCGGTAATCATTTCACGCGCCAACAAGGTATTGTAGTGCCCTTCATCGGATGTCAAGTTAGGGAAAACAATCGCGATGGCCACTTGTGGATCGTTATATGGGGCGAACCCAACCAGACTTGATGTGACGGTTTCTACTTGCTTGCTGGTTGAATCATTTGGATCTTCACGTGCAAATGATTGCGCGGTCCCGGTTTTAGCACCAAAGGTTGGTTTGATATCCTTCAAGGTATGCGCTGTTCCCCAGGCATTAGTCCCGTTGACAACGTTGTACATCCCTTCTTTAACCACGTTAAAGTACGATTTTGGTGCATTAATCGTATTCAAGACTGTTGGACTAGTCTTAGATTCAAGTTTGCCTAGATTTCCATCCGTCCCTGTTTGTTGAATGGAATCCACCAAATAAGGTTTCATCCGGTTACCGCCGTTAGCAATTGTTGAAATATATTGTGCCAATTGAATTAAGGTATAGGCATCGTAGTTACCGTAGGATAAATCCAGTGCGGAACCAGAAGCTGTATTACCCTCAGCCGTTAAAGTTGGCCCTTCAATCCCTTTTGCTTCGCCTGGTAAATCGATACCCGTTTTTTGGCCTAAACCAAATTGATTAAAGTAGCCGCGCATTTTCGTAAAGATATCCGGTGAAATTTGAATTTCTTGGTGTGGTACATACTTCGCTTTCCCTTCACGTAATGCTAGTTGCATCATATAAATATTGGAAGAAACTTCTAAGGCTGATTGTGCTGATAATGCCCCAAAGGTGCCAACTGGGTAGACAGATTTCTTAACTGGAGTCCCTGGTAAATAAATTGGCGTATCGGGCAAGGTATTATTACTTGGTGAAATAACACCGTCCATCATCCCGCCCATCACTGTGGCCCCTTTGACAGCAGACCCCATGACGAAGGTACGATTGATAACCCCTAGTGCATCATCGCTAGCTTGCTTAGTAGTACGGTCGTTTTGTTCACCAGCCATTGCTAAAATCGCCCCTGTTTTAGGGTTCATTGCAACCGCATAAGCACCATCAGAGTATGTCGTTGCGCCAGCAGCGACTGCTTTGGCGTAAATTTTCTTCAAGGCTGCTTCCACTTTTGTCTGGTAGGCTTGATCGATGGTTAAGTTTAAATTACTCCCTTTTTGGCCTTTGAAGAGCACTTTACTTGAGAGAATTTGGTTGTTATTACCAACTTCCACTTGGGTTTGTGATTTAGAGCCATGCAAAATACTTTCGTATTGCTTTTCTAAATAACTAGTCCCAACCCGGTCGTTTCGTGAATAACCTTGGGCTAGTAACGAGTTGATCCCATCTTCTGGCAACCCTTGTTCTTCTGTTGAAACATGCCCGATAATACTGCGCATTGAATCACCGTTAGGATATGAGCGTTCCCAATCGGTCCCGACATTAATCCCAGGTAAGCTGGTTAAATGTTCACTAATTTCAGCAATTTCTTTATCCGTGACATTGTCATTCTTGATGTAAACTGTTGAGAGTTGATAAGCACCACTCATGATTTTAAAAATCGCTGCGGCTTGTTTTTGCTTATCTGATAAGCCAGTAAATGACTTTTCAACAAGATCAATTGTTGATTGATAAACTGTCTTATCCGGAATCTTAGAACCATCGGCCGCTACTTTTTTAGATTTTGGTAAGCGGGCATTCCATTTTTTAAGATTCTTCGGATTGCTGAGGTAATAATCAATCTGATCACGTTCTGTCAACGTATCTAACTTATCGATGGTTAGATATTTCGTTAACTGATTGGCCTCAGCATACATTTTATCCGCCAAGACGTTCATATTCTTCGTATACGTAATGGCTGATTTAGCACTGTTGCCGACCAACACACGCCCCTTGGCATCCAAAACCATCCCACGGGGGACATTGCCGGTCACGATTTTTTTATCGGTACTATTGACCATCGCCTGATAACTCGCACCGTTTAAGACTTGCAAGCGTCCCAATTGAATAATTAAGGCTGCAAATAATACAAAAACGATAAAAAATAGGAAGTTAAGTCTGAATGGAATATGGGATCTCTCCCGATTTCTCTTGGTTTTTTTCTTCATAATTTTCACGGACAATCAGTTACTCCTTATTATTAGGCTTTTTGAAAAAGCCTTGCGATTCTTTATTTAAATCTTAATAAAATAAGATTGTTATGGACAGCATATACTTCATTGGTTAAGTTTAGCAAAATTATTCATAACAAGCTATGCCCAATCTCTAAATTTAAGTGAGATTATGGTATCCTAAAGAGGATTAACATTACTGTTATATTTTACAGCTTTTCCGCATTAAAAGCTGTTCATCAAACTAATTTTTAGATTTTTTTATTAATTGGAGGTTTCTCGTGACTCGATTATACACTTTTTTACGACGCCACTACGCGTTAGGCCTTAGCTTCTTGTTACCTTTTGCCATTATTTTTATTTATGGTTTAAGTCGTCATGTCTTTCCGTTTGGCGGTCAAACAATTATGACTGTCGATTTAGGACAGCAGTACATCGACTTTTTTGCCTATTTTAGAACGACACTACTCCAGCATCCCGACACCTTCTTTTATTCATTTGCCAAAGGGCTCGGCGGCGATATGTTGGGTGTTTGGGCCTACTATTTAATGAGCCCGTTTAACCTACTGGTCTTATTAACCCCTGGTAAATGGTTGAGCTTTGGTGTTTGGCTGATGGTATTGCTCAAATATGGTTTTAGTGGGTTGAGTTTTGCCTACTATCTCAAGAAAAGTCGCCTGCTAAATGGTTGGTGGCTCCCAACGCTCAGTTTGACCTATGCACTATCTGGCTTTGCAATCGCCAACCAATTTAACGTGATGTGGTTAGACGCCATGATTTGGCTACCATTAGTCGTTTTGGGCATCGAACAGCTCTTTGAGCGCCAGCGTTTTTGGTTGTACCCGCTTAGCTTAGCGGCTTTATTAATTATCAACTATTATATGGGTTACATGGTTTGTTTATTTGTAGTTGCCTATTTTTTCTGGGCGAGTGTCCATCATTTTAAAACTTGGCGCCAAACTTGCCTCGTCTACCTCAAATTCGCCGGTGGTTCACTTCTAGCTGGGCTATTAGCCGCTTGGTTATTATTACCAACCTTCTTCCAATTGACCCAGAGTAAGGGTCAATACACGATTCAAAAGATCCATTGGAAAATTGAGTATAACCCGCTTAAAATTCTCTCTAAATTAGTGGTTGGGAATTTTAATTTTGATCAAATGCCAAAAGGTGAACCCAATATTTTTGTGGGCAGTCTGATTTTAATTGGTTTTATCGCCTATTTTCTAACCCGCAAGATTCCGATTAAAGAACGCTTGGCTGCATTATTGGTAACTGGATTTCTTGGTCTATCACTGTGCTTTGAACCGCTCGATTTACTCTGGCATGGCATGCAATTCCCAGTTTGGTATCCTTATCGTTTCTCTTATGTCATCAGCTTCTGGCTAATCGTTTTAGCTATTCAGCGATTGCATTATCAACCACAGTTCAAGTGGTACAGCTTGCTCGCACCACTTCTACTACTGGCCGCATCGCTTGCTTATACTTTCAAACACGTCAAAACATTTTCAGCATTATCCGAACGACAAGTACTCCTTAGCCTTGGCTTTTTAATCGCTGTCAGTTTGATTTTAATGTTACCAGCTCGTTTCAAACGCTATACTGCTGTCTTTTTATTACTCGTTACTGGTGGTGAAATGACTGCCAATGCAGTTCTCAGTTTGAATCAAATTAGCTACGTTTCCCAAAAGGATTACGCTGATTACACCGAACAACTCCAATCAGCAGTCGCCGCTGTCCCGAATAAGGTGCCGTTCCAACGCATTGGTAAAACGTTCATGCGGACTAAAAATGATCCAATGCAAGCCAATTATTTCGGGGGTTCCCACTTTAATTCGATGTTGGAGCCGAGCTATCCCAAATTCATGGGCAGTATCGGTGAGCCAGCTGGTGACGGTTCCGTGGCCGATACTAACCAAACAATGTTCACCGATGCTTTACTAGGTTATCGCTATTACCTCAACAGTACCAGTGTTCAAGCAACCGTGCCGCGCAGTACCAACAAACCTGATTTAAGTGACTATCGCCAAATCAAGCAAAATGGCCAGATTGCCATTTATCAAAATGAT
This DNA window, taken from Latilactobacillus sakei, encodes the following:
- the rpmG gene encoding 50S ribosomal protein L33, whose protein sequence is MRVHITMECTECHERSYLSNKNKRNNPDRLELKKYCPRERKVTLHRETK
- a CDS encoding cell division protein FtsI produces the protein MSVKIMKKKTKRNRERSHIPFRLNFLFFIVFVLFAALIIQLGRLQVLNGASYQAMVNSTDKKIVTGNVPRGMVLDAKGRVLVGNSAKSAITYTKNMNVLADKMYAEANQLTKYLTIDKLDTLTERDQIDYYLSNPKNLKKWNARLPKSKKVAADGSKIPDKTVYQSTIDLVEKSFTGLSDKQKQAAAIFKIMSGAYQLSTVYIKNDNVTDKEIAEISEHLTSLPGINVGTDWERSYPNGDSMRSIIGHVSTEEQGLPEDGINSLLAQGYSRNDRVGTSYLEKQYESILHGSKSQTQVEVGNNNQILSSKVLFKGQKGSNLNLTIDQAYQTKVEAALKKIYAKAVAAGATTYSDGAYAVAMNPKTGAILAMAGEQNDRTTKQASDDALGVINRTFVMGSAVKGATVMGGMMDGVISPSNNTLPDTPIYLPGTPVKKSVYPVGTFGALSAQSALEVSSNIYMMQLALREGKAKYVPHQEIQISPDIFTKMRGYFNQFGLGQKTGIDLPGEAKGIEGPTLTAEGNTASGSALDLSYGNYDAYTLIQLAQYISTIANGGNRMKPYLVDSIQQTGTDGNLGKLESKTSPTVLNTINAPKSYFNVVKEGMYNVVNGTNAWGTAHTLKDIKPTFGAKTGTAQSFAREDPNDSTSKQVETVTSSLVGFAPYNDPQVAIAIVFPNLTSDEGHYNTLLAREMITDYYKLNNISK